The Candidatus Margulisiibacteriota bacterium region AATAAGAACCCTTACTATAATAAGGATACGGGCAATATTATTTTAGTTGGCGACGCCCAGGAAAATTCAACAAGTATTGATCTAAGCCAAAATAAAGTAGAACAACATTGGGGCAACAATAACAATAAAGTCTACTATAAAACGCAAGGCAATACCTTAAATATTCAAGCGAGCAATGATTTGCCTAATAATATCAATAGTCCTAGCCCTGAAGTTGTAGATTCTTTTTCTTTGGCAGATGGCATACAAACAAATGGCCACAAGAAACTGATTATCACGGTCTTGAATAAGACAGGGAATTTTATTGACGATAACTGCATTGGTTTTGCTATAAAGGGAGACCACTCTGATGGTTTTTATCCTGAGGCGCCTATTGGCTGGAACATGCAAGGTGAGTTTATATCAACCAAGCAGCTGGGCGAAGGCTATGGCCGGCGCGCTTTATCCGTTGGCGACAGGCTTGAATTTGATATTTCTAATAGGTCTGAAATATATATTGGCGGAAAGGTTATTGCTGGCAATAGCGGCAGGCTGATATTTTCTTTTGAGCTGGCGGACTAAACTCGTGTGTCTTGGAGTCGGAGAGGTAAGCTTTTCCGGCTCCAGGGAGTGGTTTGAATATTCGGATCACTCCCACAAATTATTGATCGGCACGAGGTGCATATTGTCTTTGAAAGACATGGCCAGCTCTCCGGTATAAAGAACTATGCCGGAAAATTTTGCTCCGCGGTAGTTTCTGGCAAACCAGCGCAGGTTTTTGAAGTGTTCCTCGGTAAAACGCGAGCTGGCTTTGACTTCCACGCCGGTCAGTCCGGCGGGATGCTCAATAACTAAATCTATTTCGTGATTGTCATAATCACGGTAGTGATACAGGTTGATATCCGCTGATAGTTCGGCCTGCGCGGCGATTTGATTATACACAAAAGTTTCGATCAGATTACCCAGCTTATTGCTGTCTTGCAGCACATCGGCGGCCTGCCAGCGCAAAATAGCGGCCAGCAGCCCGGTGTCATTGAGATACAGTTTGGCCTGCCTGCCTATCCTGCCGCGGTCGGTCTTGCTCCAGGCCGGCACGATGTCGAGCAGATAGATGTTTTCCAGAATATTCAGATATTCGTCGACTGTCTGACGCGCTAGACCCAGCTTGGCGCGGATTTTATCTTTGTTCATGTAGCGGGAGGAATACGCGGCGGACACGGCAAATAATTCCCGCAAAGCTCTCTGGCGTTTGATTTGCGCAAAGTCTTTGAGGTCTTTTTGGATCAGTGTGTTGATGTAGTCTTTATACCAATCGCGGCTGTCGCGCTGTCCCAGCAATAACGGCTCCGGAAAACCGCCCCGCAAGGCCAGAGCGATTACTTTTTTCTTATTAAAGCCGGTGTTGCGGACGAAGTCTTTTTGGCGCAGTCTGGAAAAAAACCGTGCTGTCTGTTCCAGAATCTCGCCGTAAGCAAAC contains the following coding sequences:
- a CDS encoding ATP-binding protein is translated as MARKKKHRWQEENIKQALKKRRVLLLTGARQCGKTTLAQAIVSSDCEYRTLDDNSLLKMARAEPEEFIEHTKKTMIIDEVQRVPDLLLAIKKAVDVNTRYGQFLITGSADIQALPTVQESLAGRVKNIRLRPFAYGEILEQTARFFSRLRQKDFVRNTGFNKKKVIALALRGGFPEPLLLGQRDSRDWYKDYINTLIQKDLKDFAQIKRQRALRELFAVSAAYSSRYMNKDKIRAKLGLARQTVDEYLNILENIYLLDIVPAWSKTDRGRIGRQAKLYLNDTGLLAAILRWQAADVLQDSNKLGNLIETFVYNQIAAQAELSADINLYHYRDYDNHEIDLVIEHPAGLTGVEVKASSRFTEEHFKNLRWFARNYRGAKFSGIVLYTGELAMSFKDNMHLVPINNLWE